A stretch of Desulfotalea psychrophila LSv54 DNA encodes these proteins:
- a CDS encoding phage adaptor protein, whose protein sequence is MKTTDLVAQFRRVTGDKVTPYLWDDDTIVSFFNAAIDEACLRRDFIFESNTDGLSNLVLREGELHADISGSLYKIDIAHFLNSSGQRTDLEIRSRGDLSFRNNLPDLQAVGDPAFLITDDKKIFILPPPPFGGGIIELEGYRTPLASEKLSLNDVDSEPVISERHHSRLHHWAVYLALSDVDLDSYAPQVAAVHLEKFEDYFGDMLRANRQRLNSQNRPHRNHLW, encoded by the coding sequence ATGAAAACTACAGACCTTGTCGCTCAGTTTAGGCGCGTTACTGGTGATAAGGTTACTCCGTATCTTTGGGACGATGATACCATTGTGTCCTTTTTTAACGCTGCGATAGATGAGGCCTGTCTTCGCAGGGATTTTATCTTTGAATCTAATACTGATGGATTGAGTAATCTCGTTCTAAGGGAAGGGGAGTTGCATGCTGACATTAGCGGAAGTCTTTATAAAATTGATATCGCCCATTTCCTTAATTCTTCCGGGCAACGAACTGACTTGGAAATTCGTTCCCGTGGCGACCTCTCTTTCCGCAACAACTTACCCGACCTTCAAGCTGTGGGCGACCCGGCTTTCCTTATCACAGACGATAAGAAAATATTTATTCTACCGCCCCCCCCCTTTGGTGGCGGTATTATCGAATTGGAGGGGTACAGAACGCCACTTGCAAGCGAAAAGCTGTCCCTGAATGATGTGGATAGCGAGCCGGTTATTTCTGAAAGACACCATAGCAGGTTGCATCATTGGGCTGTTTATTTAGCTCTTTCCGATGTTGATTTGGATTCCTATGCACCACAAGTTGCCGCAGTTCATCTGGAAAAATTTGAGGATTATTTTGGCGATATGCTCAGGGCCAACAGGCAGAGACTTAATAGCCAGAATCGCCCACATCGTAATCACTTATGGTAA